Proteins from one Romboutsia sp. CE17 genomic window:
- a CDS encoding PTS sugar transporter subunit IIA: MNGIIIIGHGNFGSGLSSTLELIAGKQDFVKFGDFTSDKSPEVFKNEVKVELEKLKDKNKIYFFTDVVGGTPFKVACELKLEDDRIEVFYGTNMAMIIETCMNTQFGIELDNESITKIGKSNIDSFKLGKKKHEEEVTEEGI, encoded by the coding sequence ATGAACGGTATAATAATAATTGGTCATGGAAATTTTGGCTCAGGTTTAAGTAGTACATTAGAGCTTATTGCAGGTAAACAAGATTTTGTAAAATTTGGAGATTTTACTTCAGATAAATCTCCAGAAGTATTTAAAAATGAAGTAAAGGTAGAGTTAGAAAAGTTAAAAGATAAAAATAAAATATATTTTTTTACAGATGTTGTTGGAGGAACTCCATTTAAGGTGGCTTGTGAACTAAAGCTAGAAGATGATAGAATAGAAGTTTTCTATGGAACTAATATGGCCATGATAATAGAAACGTGTATGAATACACAATTTGGAATAGAATTAGATAATGAATCAATAACTAAAATAGGGAAATCAAATATAGATTCATTTAAATTAGGTAAGAAAAAGCATGAAGAAGAAGTAACTGAAGAAGGAATATAA